TCTAAAACAAAAAACATGATAAAATTAGGATCATGGTCTCTCTTTTTCAGCGCCGGTTTCAGTTCCCACTCGCAAACAGGATGAGAACGAAGCGAGTGCTGGGAGACATACAGTACATACCCCTCCACCCGCTCACACTCAATTATTTTTTTAATATTCTGTTCCATTCTACCTGCCGGCAGGTTCTTTTGGTCTATCCAGGTTTTCAGGCCGTAGGCCTTTAATACATGATCCAGCTGTTGTATATTTTTAGTATCTTTATCGTCTTCATGGCTGTAGCTGATAAAGAACATGCTCCCCATCCCCTTCCTCTCAGTTGCCCAATAAATCGTTCCAATCCCCCAGCAATTGGCGAACCTTTTGAACCTTGACAGCTTGTTTGTTTTGCTTTTTTGAGCCTCTCTTTATAATCCAGTTGTTTGTTGATTCCCAATATGTTTTCAGGCATTGGGCCGCCTCCTTGTTTTGCGCATTAAGCACCTGATTGAAAATATCATTTTTGCTTCGTTGAATATCTTCCTCAGTCGACGAATTTAAGCTTCGAATATCATGAATGAGCCTCTCTGAGGAGGTCATTGCCGATAGCCTTCGCTGTTCTTCCGCTTGCTCTTTCCGCTGCTCCTCCTTCTTTTTCTCTTCCAGGCGTTTTTCTTTGACAGGGAGAAACCGCTCTAGCGTCACATCCTGGATATCCATAAAACGTCCATAGCCGGACGATGTTTTCCCCCCTAACCCCAATTCCTGCAAAGCGGTTCGCACCCAGTCGGTTAATAACCCAATCAGATCGTCCGCCGAGAGGTTCATAGCCGCTGCGGCCGGAGTGTCTCGCAGGGTAAATACAATATCGGCAGTCTGCACCTGTATGATATAGAACTGGTTAGGTACAGGATTTAAAGTGTCTTCCGGCGCTTGCGTTCCTTTTCCTGCATAGTAACCGGAAAAATGGGGAGTCAGGATATCTGGCTTTACCTGCAGACCTTCGATCAAAAAGATGTCAAAAAACTGCACTGCTCCGACTGATGCCTGCGTGCCAAAAACGAGACGGCCCAAGGTTGCCGCTTGGCGCCATGGTTCCGTCTTTTCATCCCAATGGGATTCTTTTCCTCCTAAAAATGCTTCGATAAACCAACGCCGCACCACTCCTTTCAGGCTGGAGCCCGGTATGTAGAGGAAGCCGTAAACAGGATGAATAGTTAGCGAATTCTCGCGGACATGGGCGCCGCCCAGGCCGTGAATAATCCCCCCCATAGGTGTGGCCTGCAGTATCCGTACCTGGTAGTGCTCCGGCAAATCAGCCAAAGCCTGCAGCCGTTGCTTGTCAACCGTACGGCCTAGGGCAGTGATTCTTTCCAGCCCATCACGATGGTTCAGGTTTTTCCGGAACATATATCTCACTGCATCCGGATCACCATTTTTCTTCTTTTCTTCTCTGTCGATTTCTTTCTCCCTTGCTTGCCTATCGGCCTGCTGGTTATAGTTCATACTGTACCAAAGATGATCAGGACTGCTGAACTGCTGAAACATTTCTTGGGTATCCGCAGGATGCAAGACCTGTGTGGATGTCTGGCTCATAATGCTTCACCTTCCGAGGGATTCGCTTGCTCTTCATCCTCTCTTAGAGGGTCTTCAATCATACCTTCTGCAAATCTCCCCATCCAGTTCAGCAGCGCCAGCACCTCCATGGTTATCATGCGGTAATCTTCACTGCGTAGCTTGACCGCTTCTTCTACTAACTCGCTTTCCTGTTGGAAATGATCGGGGAATTTCCTTTGGAGCCAATTGAAAATAGATTCATAAATATCCCTGTAGGCTATATATTTGTTTTTGTTTTTTCTGGCATAGCAAAAAGCCAGTGCTTGTCCCAGCCCATTGACCTGAATCAGAGACGGCAGACTTCTCACATATGATTTGTAACTTTGAGCATTTCCGGCTAGTTTTTCAACAGCTTGCTTCACCTGTTCAAAGGCAAAGGTAGCGCGTCCCTCTTCAATTTGACAGAAAGCTTCATTCTGTCTTGTCATGACCGGCACCTCCCTCCAGCCAAATTAGACGCAGGATCCCTTTTCCGATGGTATTGCTGCCTCCCAATTGAAATACCGAAGGAAAGTGTTCCCCTACATATCGCCGTACATCTTCGTCGGTCGTCAGCGTCCCCATTCTGTCTTCCCCGGTATCTGCCCCCTTCTTATTACTTTCGCGTACCTGTCCTATGAGCACTGCACTGTAGAATACGGTTTCTGGAGGCACGTTTTCTTCATACCATAACCCGCGGTCGGTGGTTCCACTATCTCCCACCTTGATCCTGGCATTGATCTCGGTAGACATCTTTACAAAATCAGCGAATTGATCGTCCGTTAACACGACCAACCGCTCTTTTATACCCAGAGGCACATCGGCACCTAAACTTTGAGCAATTCTTTCAGCTAAGCTCTGGGTGGCGCCGCTTTGTTTTGTTTGCATGGTATACTCTTCGAGGACAATTTTGTCGCGGTTTCCCACCAACATAGCTTGAGAAGAAGTTGTTTCCGGCTCCACCCCTTCCAGCGGCCATTGCGGCACTGATGAAGTCTTATCGGAACAAAGCAGCGTCATTTCACGATTGAAGCGCTCCAGCACATTGCGGCAGGTAATCCAGGCAAAGGTGCCCCGCAGGGAGCGTACCGGAAACAATAAAATACGAGCGTCGATAAAAGAAAGCGCACTGGCCTGGGATTCGTTGTCGTGCTCTTCTTCCTGCGGCTTAGATCCAAATACCCATTTAAATTTTTCCTGTTCTTCTGGCTTATTTTTGATACCCACCGCCAAGTCATGCCGCAGCGCCCCTTTCAGACTGGAGCTTTCGATCTTGGGATAGCCCGTATGCTTTTCCCGCTGAATGGGCAAATCAACAGTGCCGATTTCACTGCCGCTCCCGGCATGAACGGAAGTGACTGCATGCAATAAGAATGGTCTCGCGATGGTAAACATGCCAATTCCTCCTCAATATTGATTGGATTCTTTGATTCCGGCGATTACGGCAAATCCAAAGCCTTCCATCCCGCTGCATTCCTCTTGGTCTGCAAAGAGAGTAAAGCCGTCAGCCAACGCCAGGATGGGGGAAATATCATTTTCCCGAATCTTCACATAAATAACCGTTCCGGCAGGCATCATCCATTGCCGCGGTTTCGGCCTATGCCTAACAATATCCCATCCCCCGTAAAGCTCCGGACGGGCAGTTGCCCAAGTGATAGGCTCCACCTCGATGTCCGGTGTCAGTTGCCAGATTTCTCCCTCGGTCTGCAAATCCAATAGGAAAGAAAGATTATTCGGCCATAAGGCCGGAGTCAGCAAGATGATACGGGCTATTGGGGTCCGTTGTAATTGGCTCTTGATTTCCTCTAACTGCTCTTCGCTCCATAACTTCCAATCGTTCGTTTCTTGCGATAAGAACCACGGGCGGTTTTCTCCGCCCAAGCTTACCAATGGCACCTCGGAAAAATCGGGACAAGGCTCACTTAAGGCAACCAGAGCGCAATCTGCCTTCAGATTCATCATGTTCATCTGGTAGAAATACGACCGTTCCGCTGTACGGCTGTCTCTGCCGATAGCTATACCGGTTTTGGCATAATCGTTAATGATGTCATCCTCCAAGGACAAGATGGCTGAAAAGGATTGCTGCTGGAGAACTCCCGCTTTCCAGTCTTCCAGGCGCAGATACCTGCCGCCGGGGGATGCGGTTTTCCCTGCGGTCTTTTCCCTATCGGGCAGCCCCAGTGTCCAGGACACTCCCGCCGAAGAAGCTGACGAATTGGGTTCCAAGTGAAGGGGAAGGGCCCGC
This window of the Methylomusa anaerophila genome carries:
- the cmr6 gene encoding type III-B CRISPR module RAMP protein Cmr6 yields the protein MSQTSTQVLHPADTQEMFQQFSSPDHLWYSMNYNQQADRQAREKEIDREEKKKNGDPDAVRYMFRKNLNHRDGLERITALGRTVDKQRLQALADLPEHYQVRILQATPMGGIIHGLGGAHVRENSLTIHPVYGFLYIPGSSLKGVVRRWFIEAFLGGKESHWDEKTEPWRQAATLGRLVFGTQASVGAVQFFDIFLIEGLQVKPDILTPHFSGYYAGKGTQAPEDTLNPVPNQFYIIQVQTADIVFTLRDTPAAAAMNLSADDLIGLLTDWVRTALQELGLGGKTSSGYGRFMDIQDVTLERFLPVKEKRLEEKKKEEQRKEQAEEQRRLSAMTSSERLIHDIRSLNSSTEEDIQRSKNDIFNQVLNAQNKEAAQCLKTYWESTNNWIIKRGSKKQNKQAVKVQKVRQLLGDWNDLLGN
- the cmr5 gene encoding type III-B CRISPR module-associated protein Cmr5 codes for the protein MTRQNEAFCQIEEGRATFAFEQVKQAVEKLAGNAQSYKSYVRSLPSLIQVNGLGQALAFCYARKNKNKYIAYRDIYESIFNWLQRKFPDHFQQESELVEEAVKLRSEDYRMITMEVLALLNWMGRFAEGMIEDPLREDEEQANPSEGEAL
- the cmr4 gene encoding type III-B CRISPR module RAMP protein Cmr4, whose amino-acid sequence is MFTIARPFLLHAVTSVHAGSGSEIGTVDLPIQREKHTGYPKIESSSLKGALRHDLAVGIKNKPEEQEKFKWVFGSKPQEEEHDNESQASALSFIDARILLFPVRSLRGTFAWITCRNVLERFNREMTLLCSDKTSSVPQWPLEGVEPETTSSQAMLVGNRDKIVLEEYTMQTKQSGATQSLAERIAQSLGADVPLGIKERLVVLTDDQFADFVKMSTEINARIKVGDSGTTDRGLWYEENVPPETVFYSAVLIGQVRESNKKGADTGEDRMGTLTTDEDVRRYVGEHFPSVFQLGGSNTIGKGILRLIWLEGGAGHDKTE
- a CDS encoding type III-B CRISPR module-associated Cmr3 family protein, coding for MSKLSLVPADSFFFKGHLTTELGTPSHLVGLFPPRPNTVYGALRAAYIHRHSTFAEFRRGKGGPVKQWMGTPASYGAFRQRAILLAKNRDYLLPLPLDYNFYRLKNSDAGTWRALPLHLEPNSSASSAGVSWTLGLPDREKTAGKTASPGGRYLRLEDWKAGVLQQQSFSAILSLEDDIINDYAKTGIAIGRDSRTAERSYFYQMNMMNLKADCALVALSEPCPDFSEVPLVSLGGENRPWFLSQETNDWKLWSEEQLEEIKSQLQRTPIARIILLTPALWPNNLSFLLDLQTEGEIWQLTPDIEVEPITWATARPELYGGWDIVRHRPKPRQWMMPAGTVIYVKIRENDISPILALADGFTLFADQEECSGMEGFGFAVIAGIKESNQY